The Helicoverpa armigera isolate CAAS_96S chromosome 25, ASM3070526v1, whole genome shotgun sequence genome has a window encoding:
- the LOC110379517 gene encoding uncharacterized protein LOC110379517 isoform X1, whose translation MPRTKRPGRKQEKTAEYDDELKKLNKFVTDQKNKIDSRAHMEIRNLELAYKILLGSISNTYLQKTVGELKTELHLKEVTNSRRTRHSSRSASHDDGYLTENSSQGSGGGGKRQIVPPSVGRPTTASRPTTASRRSRSADASCRKLPPPTASKTQRRRSRSVYRTPAYNKNCAVNYPAITPKVTPQTPLTVLRQPRQGEMVVSMSGSPVMVPSCYTMKPDEMANCNILLQDGTMLSLQPKQLRQSQAFIPFSLMDSNVLSQLKTLKDNLDKVVKLGEKAMK comes from the exons ATGCCGAGAACGAAACGGCCCGGAAGAAAGCAGGAAAAGACGGCAGAATACGATGATGAGTTGAAAAAGCTAAATAAATTTG TGActgatcaaaaaaataaaatagactcCCGTGCTCATATGGAAATTCGGAACTTGGAGCTCGCGTACAAGATACTGCTCGGATCTATCAGCAATACTTACTTGCAAAAGACTGTCGGAGAACTG AAAACAGAGCTACATCTCAAAGAAGTCACAAATTCAAGAAGAACTCGTCACTCCAGCCGTTCAGCATCTCATGATGACG GCTATCTCACGGAGAACTCGTCGCAGGGCTCCGGCGGCGGCGGGAAGAGGCAGATTG TGCCCCCGTCAGTGGGTCGGCCTACAACGGCCAGTCGTCCGACGACAGCGAGCCGCCGGTCCCGCTCAGCCGACGCGTCGTGCCGCAAGCTGCCGCCGCCCACCGCCAGCAAGACCCAGCGGCGCCGCTCGCGATCCGTCTACCGCACCCCCGCGTACAACAAGAACTGCGCTGTCAACTATCCTGCTATCACGCCTAAG GTGACTCCACAAACGCCACTGACAGTGCTGCGTCAGCCGCGGCAGGGCGAGATGGTGGTCTCCATGTCCGGCTCGCCGGTTATGGTGCCTTCCTGTTACAC AATGAAACCAGACGAGATGGCGAACTGCAACATCTTACTCCAAGACGGCACCATGCTGTCACTCCAGCCCAAACAGCTGCGCCAGTCGCAGGCATTCATTCCCTTCTCTCTCATGGACTCCAATGTGCTCTCACAGCTCAAGACGCTCAAAGATAACCTCGACAAAGTCGTCAAACTAGGAGAAAAAGCCATGAAGTGA
- the LOC110379513 gene encoding activin receptor type-1 isoform X2 produces MADVVILRYLFTFLLINACYAGLPGLEEDGVSGSTQGPDNQLLDDPISIQKMMVQQPRYKCHQCEEPECGSGPHEVCHEALYCFKSSVRDSDGELRYTRGCSTQTAHYQFTCRTNTPQQSLRKRHAGFHNVTCCQGDLCNAGKFPELPPLPDTAIEPLPSNAWKLWASVAASVLIVSAIGAMAIFVLRRSHRLRVSRAALHKLGADSNYFSSNMYSPHVTSAYYEGMEGSQTGVGVRATAAGDSTLREYLECSVTSGSGSGLPLMVQRTLAKQVSLCHCVGKGRYGEVWRGSWYADSVAVKIFFSRDEASWRRETEIYSTVLLRHDNILAYIGSDMTSRGSCTQLWLITHFHPLGSLYEHLNRTTLTRNQMMAICLSAVNGLLHLHTEIHGTQGKPAIAHRDIKSKNILVKVNGDVCIADLGLAVTRAHVAAGVSHNPRQGTKRYMSPEMLDQSINTQCFESFLKCDIYALGLVLWECCRRVAPAPEYRPPYYELAAPDPSFDDMRKIVCVDAARPEPPDDPHPTMVGMAALMRECWHQNPSVRLPALRIKKTLLKLAANDNSIRLNEDNEVSV; encoded by the exons ATGGCGGACGTTGTCATTTTACGATATTTGTTCACATTTCTATTGATAAATGCTTGTTACG CGGGTCTACCCGGTTTGGAAGAGGATGGAGTGTCGGGCAGCACTCAGGGGCCTGACAATCAGCTACTGGATGACCCTATCTCCATACAAAAGATGATGGTACAGCAACCCAG atataaGTGCCATCAATGCGAGGAGCCGGAGTGCGGCTCGGGCCCGCACGAGGTGTGCCACGAGGCGCTGTACTGCTTCAAGTCGTCGGTGCGGGACTCGGACGGGGAGCTGCGGTACACCAGGGGGTGCTCCACGCAGACCGCGCACTACCAGTTCACTTGTAGGACTAATACGCCGCAGCAGAG CCTCCGCAAGCGTCACGCGGGCTTCCACAACGTGACGTGCTGCCAGGGCGACCTGTGCAACGCGGGCAAGTTCCCCGAGCTGCCGCCGCTGCCCGACACCGCCATCGAGCCGCTGCCCAGCAACGCCTGGAAGCTGTGGGCCAGCGTGGCCGCCTCCGTGCTCATCGTCAGCGCTATCGGCGCCATGGCTATATTTGTGCTGCGAAGGAGTCAcag GTTACGTGTATCTCGCGCGGCGCTGCACAAGTTGGGCGCCGACTCCAACTACTTCTCGTCCAATATGTACAGTCCACATGTCACCAGTGCCTACTATGAAG GTATGGAAGGCTCCCAAACCGGAGTAGGAGTGCGAGCGACAGCGGCCGGGGACTCGACGCTGCGGGAGTACCTGGAGTGCTCGGTGACGAGCGGCTCGGGCTCCGGCTTGCCGCTCATGGTGCAGAGGACCCTCGCCAAGCAGGTCTCGCTGTGCCACTGTGTTGGGAAG GGTCGTTACGGCGAGGTGTGGCGCGGGTCGTGGTACGCGGACAGCGTGGCGGTGAAGATCTTCTTCTCGCGCGACGAGGCCAGCTGGCGCCGCGAGACCGAGATATACTCCACCGTGCTGCTCAGACATGATAATATACTGGCTTATATTGGCAGCGATATGACCAGTCGGGGTAGTTGTACGCAG TTATGGCTGATCACCCACTTCCATCCACTGGGCTCTCTGTACGAGCACTTGAACAGGACGACGTTAACACGTAATCAGATGATGGCCATCTGTCTGTCGGCCGTCAACGGGCTACTGCATCTGCACACTGAGATACATGGCACACAG GGCAAGCCGGCCATAGCTCACCGGGACATCAAAAGCAAGAACATCCTAGTGAAAGTGAACGGCGACGTGTGTATAGCAGACCTGGGGCTGGCCGTGACCCGGGCACACGTGGCGGCCGGCGTCTCGCACAACCCGCGGCAGGGCACCAAGCGGTACATGAGCCCAGAGATGCTGGACCAGAG CATAAACACGCAATGCTTCGAGTCGTTCCTGAAGTGCGACATCTACGCGCTCGGGCTCGTGCTGTGGGAGTGCTGCCGCCGCGTGGCGCCCGCGCCCGAGTACCGCCCGCCCTACTACGAGCTCGCTGCACCTGATCCCAGCTTCGACGATATGAGGAAGATCGTCTGTGTTGATGCTGCTAGGCCCGAGCCGCCTGATGATCCGCATCCC ACGATGGTAGGCATGGCAGCACTGATGCGCGAGTGCTGGCACCAGAACCCGTCGGTGCGTCTGCCGGCGCTGCGCATCAAGAAGACGCTGCTCAAGCTCGCCGCCAACGACAACAGCATACGCCTCAACGAGGACAACGAGGTCTCCGTCTAA
- the LOC110379512 gene encoding mitochondrial S-adenosylmethionine carrier protein, which yields MAGISQPKSFKTTHVPPLIAGALAGVSVDVTLYPLDTLKTRLQSAQGFQKAGGFRGVYRGLLTVAATSMPTTALFFASYEATKAQCQPLVSPQYAPLTHMLAASVGEVLACVIRVPTEIAKQRKQTYVGSNAISSVSILLHAYKSEGFFRGVYRGFGSTVLRDLPFSFIELPVWELLKSTVRKHNDGQISSFQSALCGSIAGGFAAGVTTPLDLAKTRIMLGDGYSVTRKMRILPVLIDIYFESGFKGLFAGVMPRMTAIMIGGFVFFGVYDDSKKYLEKYLDGS from the exons ATGGCTGGCATAAGTCAGCCGAAGTCGTTTAAAACTACACATGTTCCACCGTTAATC GCGGGAGCCCTGGCCGGGGTGTCGGTGGATGTGACCCTGTACCCCCTGGATACGCTGAAGACAAGGCTGCAAAGTGCTCAGGGCTTCCAGAAGGCTGGTGGCTTTAGAGGAGTTTATAGAG GCTTATTAACAGTAGCAGCAACGTCTATGCCCACAACAGCCCTATTCTTCGCATCATATGAGGCAACCAAAGCTCAGTGCCAGCCACTGGTGTCTCCTCAGTACGCTCCACTGACGCACATGCTTGCTGCCAGTGTTGGTGAAGTT TTGGCGTGTGTGATCCGAGTGCCCACAGAGATAGCTAAGCAGAGGAAGCAGACGTACGTCGGCTCTAACGCCATCAGCAGTGTCTCTATACTGCTACAT GCGTACAAATCCGAGGGTTTCTTCCGCGGAGTCTACCGCGGGTTCGGCTCCACGGTGCTGCGGGACTTACCCTTCAGCTTCATCGAGCTGCCGGTCTGGGAGCTCCTCAAGAGTACCGTTAGGAAGCATAATGATGGACAGATTAGCAGTTTTCAG AGTGCACTATGCGGTTCAATCGCGGGCGGCTTCGCGGCCGGTGTGACCACGCCACTAGATCTCGCAAAAACAAGGATAATGCTAGGCGATGGGTACAGTGTGACCAGGAAAATGCGTATATTACCCGTTTTAATAGATATTTACTTCGAATCAGGGTTTAAAGGACTTTTTGCAGGAGTAATGCCTAGAATGACAGCGATCATGATCggtggttttgtgtttttcgGCGTCTATGATGACTCGAAAAAGTATTTGGAAAAATATCTTGATGGTAGTTAG
- the LOC110379513 gene encoding activin receptor type-1 isoform X1 codes for MADVVILRYLFTFLLINACYAGLPGLEEDGVSGSTQGPDNQLLDDPISIQKMMVQQPRRKKFQKRYKCHQCEEPECGSGPHEVCHEALYCFKSSVRDSDGELRYTRGCSTQTAHYQFTCRTNTPQQSLRKRHAGFHNVTCCQGDLCNAGKFPELPPLPDTAIEPLPSNAWKLWASVAASVLIVSAIGAMAIFVLRRSHRLRVSRAALHKLGADSNYFSSNMYSPHVTSAYYEGMEGSQTGVGVRATAAGDSTLREYLECSVTSGSGSGLPLMVQRTLAKQVSLCHCVGKGRYGEVWRGSWYADSVAVKIFFSRDEASWRRETEIYSTVLLRHDNILAYIGSDMTSRGSCTQLWLITHFHPLGSLYEHLNRTTLTRNQMMAICLSAVNGLLHLHTEIHGTQGKPAIAHRDIKSKNILVKVNGDVCIADLGLAVTRAHVAAGVSHNPRQGTKRYMSPEMLDQSINTQCFESFLKCDIYALGLVLWECCRRVAPAPEYRPPYYELAAPDPSFDDMRKIVCVDAARPEPPDDPHPTMVGMAALMRECWHQNPSVRLPALRIKKTLLKLAANDNSIRLNEDNEVSV; via the exons ATGGCGGACGTTGTCATTTTACGATATTTGTTCACATTTCTATTGATAAATGCTTGTTACG CGGGTCTACCCGGTTTGGAAGAGGATGGAGTGTCGGGCAGCACTCAGGGGCCTGACAATCAGCTACTGGATGACCCTATCTCCATACAAAAGATGATGGTACAGCAACCCAG GAGGAAGAAGTTtcaaaaaag atataaGTGCCATCAATGCGAGGAGCCGGAGTGCGGCTCGGGCCCGCACGAGGTGTGCCACGAGGCGCTGTACTGCTTCAAGTCGTCGGTGCGGGACTCGGACGGGGAGCTGCGGTACACCAGGGGGTGCTCCACGCAGACCGCGCACTACCAGTTCACTTGTAGGACTAATACGCCGCAGCAGAG CCTCCGCAAGCGTCACGCGGGCTTCCACAACGTGACGTGCTGCCAGGGCGACCTGTGCAACGCGGGCAAGTTCCCCGAGCTGCCGCCGCTGCCCGACACCGCCATCGAGCCGCTGCCCAGCAACGCCTGGAAGCTGTGGGCCAGCGTGGCCGCCTCCGTGCTCATCGTCAGCGCTATCGGCGCCATGGCTATATTTGTGCTGCGAAGGAGTCAcag GTTACGTGTATCTCGCGCGGCGCTGCACAAGTTGGGCGCCGACTCCAACTACTTCTCGTCCAATATGTACAGTCCACATGTCACCAGTGCCTACTATGAAG GTATGGAAGGCTCCCAAACCGGAGTAGGAGTGCGAGCGACAGCGGCCGGGGACTCGACGCTGCGGGAGTACCTGGAGTGCTCGGTGACGAGCGGCTCGGGCTCCGGCTTGCCGCTCATGGTGCAGAGGACCCTCGCCAAGCAGGTCTCGCTGTGCCACTGTGTTGGGAAG GGTCGTTACGGCGAGGTGTGGCGCGGGTCGTGGTACGCGGACAGCGTGGCGGTGAAGATCTTCTTCTCGCGCGACGAGGCCAGCTGGCGCCGCGAGACCGAGATATACTCCACCGTGCTGCTCAGACATGATAATATACTGGCTTATATTGGCAGCGATATGACCAGTCGGGGTAGTTGTACGCAG TTATGGCTGATCACCCACTTCCATCCACTGGGCTCTCTGTACGAGCACTTGAACAGGACGACGTTAACACGTAATCAGATGATGGCCATCTGTCTGTCGGCCGTCAACGGGCTACTGCATCTGCACACTGAGATACATGGCACACAG GGCAAGCCGGCCATAGCTCACCGGGACATCAAAAGCAAGAACATCCTAGTGAAAGTGAACGGCGACGTGTGTATAGCAGACCTGGGGCTGGCCGTGACCCGGGCACACGTGGCGGCCGGCGTCTCGCACAACCCGCGGCAGGGCACCAAGCGGTACATGAGCCCAGAGATGCTGGACCAGAG CATAAACACGCAATGCTTCGAGTCGTTCCTGAAGTGCGACATCTACGCGCTCGGGCTCGTGCTGTGGGAGTGCTGCCGCCGCGTGGCGCCCGCGCCCGAGTACCGCCCGCCCTACTACGAGCTCGCTGCACCTGATCCCAGCTTCGACGATATGAGGAAGATCGTCTGTGTTGATGCTGCTAGGCCCGAGCCGCCTGATGATCCGCATCCC ACGATGGTAGGCATGGCAGCACTGATGCGCGAGTGCTGGCACCAGAACCCGTCGGTGCGTCTGCCGGCGCTGCGCATCAAGAAGACGCTGCTCAAGCTCGCCGCCAACGACAACAGCATACGCCTCAACGAGGACAACGAGGTCTCCGTCTAA
- the LOC110379518 gene encoding cilia- and flagella-associated protein 45, producing the protein MPKVINKNPHEGIPYHTLHFGDEPGCYQLHRPSQCRLKFPITKKPIHKCEPEPKETVMIPQTGSFRKLLIPKRRPNYYPAIMHKSEFDRLKKQAKIVSQEEQLAAMHAQETAIQKAAKASEARKQQLKKNLKPQPGAETATGTADPELEGPDQAAHTLSRAEMLRADDMQGPRLCNRIILASKCHAIRDAQITEKELIKKELDEEQRRLDAIMEENRTRAVTRGEEEEERRQRLRLQNLAALKEQIQAHETAKIMEAERIEEESIRVNQANIAMQIDEAQKLKEKHQRQHKLKEMLDQGNAELLYYKQLQNEEERIMDLRIANFLRQKQERESKNREEAEAVKAAKQKGIDHISKAQKAEQELKEELERIRNLKIQEDVEREYRRRERDAAIKRNREMKQLHEARVQQINDIHRLIAREIAKDEQSFNNAARQNEEYIRKEKELDDKRKARIEQHRQAIMKQINDKERARADLREKIHNEGVALRMEQEQQEKYEKAVIKEKVAEMRTQKVAEKYVKEVEQTLTKHGYNQ; encoded by the exons ATGCCGAAAGTTATCAACAAGAACCCTCATGAGGGCATACCATACCACACCTTGCATTTTGGTGACGAGCCGGGCTGCTACCAGTTACATAG ACCATCGCAATGCCGCCTCAAGTTTCCCATCACCAAGAAACCAATTCACAAATGCGAGCCAGAACCAAAGGAGACGGTGATGATCCCGCAGACAGGCAGCTTCAGGAAACTGCTCATCCCCAAGAGAAGGCCCAACTACTACCCCGCGATCATGCACAAGTCGGAGTTTGATAGGCTGAAGAAACAGGCCAAG ATAGTCTCCCAAGAAGAGCAGCTAGCAGCCATGCACGCCCAAGAGACGGCCATACAGAAGGCTGCCAAAGCTTCCGAAGCCAGGAAGCAGCAGCTCAAGAAGAACCTCAAGCCGCAGCCAGGAGCTGAGACTGCCACTGGCACTGCCGACCCTGAGCTTGAGGGACCCGACCAGGCCGCGCATACTCTGTCGAGGGCTGAGA TGCTCCGCGCGGACGACATGCAGGGTCCGCGGCTGTGCAACCGCATCATCCTGGCATCCAAGTGCCACGCCATCAGAGACGCGCAGATCACGGAGAAGGAGCTCATCAAGAAGGAACTCGATGAGGAGCAGAGGAG ACTGGACGCCATAATGGAGGAGAACCGCACCCGCGCGGTGACTCGCGGCGAGGAGGAGGAGGAGCGGCGCCAGCGCCTGCGCCTGCAGAACCTCGCCGCGCTCAAGGAGCAGATACAGGCGCATGAGACTGCCAAG ATAATGGAAGCAGAGCGCATAGAGGAAGAGAGTATCCGCGTAAACCAGGCCAACATCGCCATGCAGATCGACGAGGCGCAGAAACTCAAGGAGAAACACCAGAGACAGCACAAGCTTAAGGAGATGCTGGATCAGG GTAACGCGGAGCTCCTGTACTACAAACAGCTACAAAACGAGGAGGAGCGCATCATGGACCTCCGCATCGCCAACTTCCTCCGACAGAAGCAGGAGAGAGAGAGCAAGAACAGAGAGGAGGCGGAGGCAGTTAAGGCTGCTAAACAGAAGGGGATCGATCACATCTCTAAGGCTCAGAAG GCTGAACAAGAGCTGAAAGAGGAACTAGAACGCATCCGCAACCTGAAGATCCAGGAGGACGTGGAGCGCGAGTACCGGCGCCGCGAGCGAGACGCCGCCATCAAGCGCAACCGCGAGATGAAGCAGCTGCACGAGGCCAGGGTGCAGCAG ATCAACGACATCCATCGTCTGATAGCTCGCGAGATCGCGAAGGACGAGCAGAGCTTCAACAACGCGGCAAGACAGAACGAGGAGTACATACGCAAGGAGAAGGAG TTGGACGACAAACGAAAGGCACGCATCGAGCAACATCGTCAGGCTATCATGAAGCAGATCAATGACAAGGAACGCGCCAG AGCTGATCTCCGCGAGAAGATCCACAACGAAGGCGTAGCACTGCGCATGGAGCAGGAACAACAGGAGAAATACGAGAAAGCTGTCATCAAGGAGAAG GTGGCCGAGATGAGGACCCAGAAGGTAGCGGAGAAGTATGTGAAGGAAGTGGAACAGACACTCACCAAGCACGGGTATAACCAGTAA
- the LOC110379517 gene encoding uncharacterized protein LOC110379517 isoform X2 produces MPRTKRPGRKQEKTAEYDDELKKLNKFVTDQKNKIDSRAHMEIRNLELAYKILLGSISNTYLQKTVGELKTELHLKEVTNSRRTRHSSRSASHDDVPPSVGRPTTASRPTTASRRSRSADASCRKLPPPTASKTQRRRSRSVYRTPAYNKNCAVNYPAITPKVTPQTPLTVLRQPRQGEMVVSMSGSPVMVPSCYTMKPDEMANCNILLQDGTMLSLQPKQLRQSQAFIPFSLMDSNVLSQLKTLKDNLDKVVKLGEKAMK; encoded by the exons ATGCCGAGAACGAAACGGCCCGGAAGAAAGCAGGAAAAGACGGCAGAATACGATGATGAGTTGAAAAAGCTAAATAAATTTG TGActgatcaaaaaaataaaatagactcCCGTGCTCATATGGAAATTCGGAACTTGGAGCTCGCGTACAAGATACTGCTCGGATCTATCAGCAATACTTACTTGCAAAAGACTGTCGGAGAACTG AAAACAGAGCTACATCTCAAAGAAGTCACAAATTCAAGAAGAACTCGTCACTCCAGCCGTTCAGCATCTCATGATGACG TGCCCCCGTCAGTGGGTCGGCCTACAACGGCCAGTCGTCCGACGACAGCGAGCCGCCGGTCCCGCTCAGCCGACGCGTCGTGCCGCAAGCTGCCGCCGCCCACCGCCAGCAAGACCCAGCGGCGCCGCTCGCGATCCGTCTACCGCACCCCCGCGTACAACAAGAACTGCGCTGTCAACTATCCTGCTATCACGCCTAAG GTGACTCCACAAACGCCACTGACAGTGCTGCGTCAGCCGCGGCAGGGCGAGATGGTGGTCTCCATGTCCGGCTCGCCGGTTATGGTGCCTTCCTGTTACAC AATGAAACCAGACGAGATGGCGAACTGCAACATCTTACTCCAAGACGGCACCATGCTGTCACTCCAGCCCAAACAGCTGCGCCAGTCGCAGGCATTCATTCCCTTCTCTCTCATGGACTCCAATGTGCTCTCACAGCTCAAGACGCTCAAAGATAACCTCGACAAAGTCGTCAAACTAGGAGAAAAAGCCATGAAGTGA